The DNA segment TCCATGCATTTTCAATATCTGGCGTATAGTACATTGTTAAAAACATACCCGAAAGAATTTGAATTACTGTTATGAAGAAAGTTAATCCCCCGAAACAATAAACGAATGCAGAAAAATGATGTGCAGGGTTAACGTGCTCTGGAACTTCATGATCTGCAATATCACGCCAAATAGGAGTAATATCCAGACGTTCATCTACCCAATCGTAAATTTTATTTAGCACTAACGTCGTACCCCCTTACTTTAAACTAATGTATTTGGTCGTGTTTTACCGATTTGTAACAGACCATCTTTTTCACGTGTTTCAAACTCATCCAAGGGACCAAGCGGTGGTGTACCTTTAATGTTTTCACCATTCTTTTTATATCGGCCAGCATGACATGGACAGAAGAATTGATCTTTATGATCTGGAGTTCCTGCCCAGCTTACCGTACAACCTAAATGTTTACATACTGGTGATAATGCAATTAATTTGTCGCCTTCTTTGTAAACCCATACAAAGCTTGTTACATCAGATGTATACCATCCATCCACTTGTTCAAATGAAAAGTCTACTCTTACCGGAACTTCAGTAAGCTCTGCTACTTTTTTATCTGTCGGTATAAAGTCTCCACCTTCAGCTTTTTGCAATACTGGATCGATTGCAAAACGAACCATTGGCATTAACATACCTGCAGCCATAAACCCACCAACACCTGTTAATGTGTAGTTAAGGAATTGACGTCTTGATACTCGATTATTACTCATCCTTTACCCCCCTCTAACTTTAAAGGTCAGTCCAACGGACATACTTATACAAAAAATAGTAAAACTAGGACAGTTCTATGATAGCTCAATAAAAAACGAAGGTCAATATTCCATTAGATGTTAAAGTGTACTTTGTGAACATTTCTTGAAGCTTATGTCGAAGAATCAGCCCAACGTTTTGCAAATACAGGAATTATTTGTCTTAATTGGTCTTCCAATACAGATTGACGCAATCTTTGATCCATATGTTCTAGTGGAATTGATGGCGTATAAATGACATTTAATGCGTTCGCTTCAGTTCCCCAACTCATGTCACTAGAAACAAAAAACAAATGCTTAAAACCCGCTTCTTTTAACATTTCAGACCACTCATTCCCTAATTGTTGCCTACTCGACTTAAGTGTATACGATACCGGAGGCAATAAAACTACTCTTCCTTTAAATTGATTTTCAATAAATACTGTAAGTGCCATTAAAAATTCGGCGCTTGAAGCATTTTGTTTAACTTGACTTGCTTGTCCATCAATTAATAATAATGGAATCACGGCAGTATCAATAAATTCCTTTTGATCTAAAAATACACTCACATCTTTTGAATTCCAGTACATATTATTCAATTCCTCTCAACAAAAAACTTCATCGTATATACGATGAAGTTAGGATTTAGATGATTCTTTCATTCCCCGTAGCAACTTAGACAATTCAAGAAATCGTTCTTTATCATTCGCATC comes from the Paenisporosarcina antarctica genome and includes:
- a CDS encoding ubiquinol-cytochrome c reductase iron-sulfur subunit: MSNNRVSRRQFLNYTLTGVGGFMAAGMLMPMVRFAIDPVLQKAEGGDFIPTDKKVAELTEVPVRVDFSFEQVDGWYTSDVTSFVWVYKEGDKLIALSPVCKHLGCTVSWAGTPDHKDQFFCPCHAGRYKKNGENIKGTPPLGPLDEFETREKDGLLQIGKTRPNTLV
- a CDS encoding DUF2487 family protein; the protein is MYWNSKDVSVFLDQKEFIDTAVIPLLLIDGQASQVKQNASSAEFLMALTVFIENQFKGRVVLLPPVSYTLKSSRQQLGNEWSEMLKEAGFKHLFFVSSDMSWGTEANALNVIYTPSIPLEHMDQRLRQSVLEDQLRQIIPVFAKRWADSST